In a single window of the Serratia quinivorans genome:
- the miaB gene encoding (Dimethylallyl)adenosine tRNA methylthiotransferase MiaB, which yields MTKKLHIKTWGCQMNEYDSSKMADLLGSTHGYQWTDNAEEADVLLLNTCSIREKAQEKVFAMLGRWRLLKEKNPALIIGVGGCVASQEGEHIRSRAPCVDVVFGPQTLHRLPEMLNHVQGTRSPIVDISFPEIEKFDRLPEPRAEGPTAFVSIMEGCNKYCTFCVVPYTRGEEVSRPSDDVLFEVAQLAAQGVREVNLLGQNVNAYRGATYDGGICSFAELLRLVAAIDGIDRIRYTTSHPIEFTDDIIAVYEDTPELVSFLHLPVQSGSDRILTMMKRAHTALEYKAIIRKLRKARPDIQLSSDFIIGFPGETQADFEQTMNLIAEINFDTSFSFIYSSRPGTPAADMVDDVSEDEKKQRLYILQDRINQQVLQFSRRMLGTVQRILVEGTSRKSVMELAGRTACNRMVNFEGTPDMIGQFVDVEITEVLTNSLRGAVVRTEQQMDLRVHESPQSVIARTRKENALGVGIYQP from the coding sequence ATGACCAAAAAACTACATATCAAAACCTGGGGCTGCCAGATGAATGAATATGATTCATCAAAAATGGCGGACTTACTGGGAAGCACGCACGGTTATCAATGGACCGACAACGCTGAAGAAGCGGACGTGCTGCTGCTCAATACCTGCTCGATCCGCGAGAAAGCGCAGGAAAAAGTTTTCGCCATGTTGGGCCGCTGGAGGCTGTTGAAAGAAAAGAACCCGGCGCTGATTATCGGCGTGGGGGGCTGCGTGGCCTCGCAGGAAGGTGAACACATCCGTAGCCGTGCGCCCTGTGTCGACGTGGTGTTTGGGCCGCAAACCCTGCACCGCCTGCCGGAAATGCTCAATCACGTGCAGGGCACCCGCAGCCCGATCGTCGATATCAGCTTCCCGGAGATCGAAAAGTTCGACCGCTTGCCGGAACCCCGTGCAGAAGGCCCGACCGCCTTTGTCTCCATCATGGAAGGCTGCAACAAATACTGTACCTTCTGCGTGGTGCCTTATACCCGCGGAGAAGAAGTCAGCCGCCCAAGCGACGACGTGCTGTTTGAAGTCGCCCAACTGGCGGCGCAGGGCGTGCGTGAAGTCAACCTGCTCGGCCAGAACGTCAATGCCTACCGCGGGGCAACCTACGACGGCGGCATCTGCTCCTTTGCCGAACTGTTGCGCCTGGTGGCGGCCATTGACGGCATCGACCGCATCCGCTACACCACCAGCCATCCGATTGAATTCACCGACGATATTATTGCGGTATACGAAGACACGCCGGAGTTGGTCAGCTTCCTGCATCTGCCGGTACAGAGCGGTTCAGACCGCATACTGACCATGATGAAGCGCGCGCACACCGCACTGGAATACAAAGCGATCATTCGCAAACTGCGCAAGGCGCGGCCGGACATTCAGCTCAGCTCTGATTTTATCATCGGCTTCCCAGGGGAAACCCAGGCCGACTTCGAACAGACCATGAACCTGATTGCCGAGATCAACTTCGACACCAGCTTCAGCTTTATCTACTCGTCACGCCCAGGTACCCCGGCGGCCGATATGGTGGACGACGTCAGCGAAGACGAAAAGAAACAGCGCCTGTATATCCTGCAGGATCGCATCAACCAGCAGGTGCTGCAGTTCAGCCGCCGGATGCTCGGTACCGTTCAGCGCATTCTGGTGGAAGGCACCTCACGTAAAAGCGTGATGGAGCTGGCGGGGCGTACCGCCTGCAACCGTATGGTAAACTTTGAAGGCACGCCGGATATGATTGGCCAGTTCGTGGATGTGGAAATCACCGAAGTCCTGACCAACTCACTGCGTGGCGCAGTAGTGCGTACCGAACAGCAGATGGATCTGCGCGTACATGAATCCCCGCAGTCGGTGATCGCCCGTACCCGCAAAGAGAATGCGCTGGGTGTCGGCATTTACCAGCCCTGA